A genomic stretch from Theobroma cacao cultivar B97-61/B2 chromosome 4, Criollo_cocoa_genome_V2, whole genome shotgun sequence includes:
- the LOC18602087 gene encoding uncharacterized protein LOC18602087 isoform X1, with protein sequence MASAVEQSSYSSRRHDEPEFNLREWGLKARISRENTTSRRYSASYIRSFREDARSFRSNITISSTASSPGYSLKDEIDPSTYSFTTALKALQARTVCSGWECLSPDGFALNSKWNEAEKYICNPLSGEVPMECLSAKTLSGRSFRNLTNRITMSAPLVYSHSCHIQTNPSRTVPEDVAQFPTPVLVHLIAEKKAESMTRDVGTQSTPPDLSSGSLSPASTPSILERALKRCGTENGDSPNTNTKPRAEEQVEVKETGEREETIIDKAERRRKDELMCRCSRQPGCLSWMRRRQREKHKSRKRSIFFPHFKGC encoded by the exons ATGGCCTCTGCCGTGGAACAGTCTTCTTATAGTTCACGACGACATGATGAACCAGAGTTTAACTTGAGAGAGTGGGGTCTCAAGGCTCGAATTAGCCGCGAAAACACTACTTCAAGAAGATATTCAGCATCGTATATCAGAAGTTTTAGAGAAGATGCGAGGTCTTTTAGATCAAACATAACCATTTCTAGCACTGCCTCCTCTCCAGGCTATTCCTTAAAAG ATGAGATTGACCCTTCAACATACTCATTCACTACTGCTCTCAAAG CATTGCAGGCAAGGACGGTGTGTAGTGGTTGGGAATGCCTGTCACCAGACGGGTTTGCCTTAAACTCCAAGTGGAATGAAGCAGAGAAATACATTTGCAACCCACTTTCCGGAGAGGTTCCGATGGAATGTTTGTCTGCAAAAACACTCAGTGGAAGGTCATTTCGCAACTTAACAAACAGAATTACCATGTCTGCTCCTCTCGTTTACTCCCATTCGTGCCATATCCAAACAAATCCTTCCAGGACAGTGCCGGAAGACGTAGCTCAGTTCCCAACACCAG TTTTAGTGCATCTGATTGCAGAGAAGAAAGCAGAGAGCATGACTAGAGATGTGGGAACTCAAAGTACACCACCTGATCTTAGTTCTGGTAGTCTTAGCCCAGCTTCAACCCCTTCAATATTAGAGAGAGCATTAAAGCGGTGCGGGACAGAAAATGGAGATTCCCCTAACACGAACACAAAGCCAAGGGCTGAGGAACAG GTTGAAGTGAAAGAAacaggagagagagaagaaacaATAATTGATAAAGCAGAGAGGAGAAGAAAAGATGAGCTTATGTGCAGGTGTAGCAGGCAACCTGGATGCTTATCATGGATGAGGAGAAGGCAGAGAGAGAAGCACAAATCAAGAAAGAGAAGTATCTtttttcctcattttaaaGGGTGCTAA
- the LOC18602087 gene encoding uncharacterized protein LOC18602087 isoform X2 translates to MASAVEQSSYSSRRHDEPEFNLREWGLKARISRENTTSRRYSASYIRSFREDARSFRSNITISSTASSPGYSLKDEIDPSTYSFTTALKALQARTVCSGWECLSPDGFALNSKWNEAEKYICNPLSGEVPMECLSAKTLSGRSFRNLTNRITMSAPLVYSHSCHIQTNPSRTVPEDVAQFPTPVHLIAEKKAESMTRDVGTQSTPPDLSSGSLSPASTPSILERALKRCGTENGDSPNTNTKPRAEEQVEVKETGEREETIIDKAERRRKDELMCRCSRQPGCLSWMRRRQREKHKSRKRSIFFPHFKGC, encoded by the exons ATGGCCTCTGCCGTGGAACAGTCTTCTTATAGTTCACGACGACATGATGAACCAGAGTTTAACTTGAGAGAGTGGGGTCTCAAGGCTCGAATTAGCCGCGAAAACACTACTTCAAGAAGATATTCAGCATCGTATATCAGAAGTTTTAGAGAAGATGCGAGGTCTTTTAGATCAAACATAACCATTTCTAGCACTGCCTCCTCTCCAGGCTATTCCTTAAAAG ATGAGATTGACCCTTCAACATACTCATTCACTACTGCTCTCAAAG CATTGCAGGCAAGGACGGTGTGTAGTGGTTGGGAATGCCTGTCACCAGACGGGTTTGCCTTAAACTCCAAGTGGAATGAAGCAGAGAAATACATTTGCAACCCACTTTCCGGAGAGGTTCCGATGGAATGTTTGTCTGCAAAAACACTCAGTGGAAGGTCATTTCGCAACTTAACAAACAGAATTACCATGTCTGCTCCTCTCGTTTACTCCCATTCGTGCCATATCCAAACAAATCCTTCCAGGACAGTGCCGGAAGACGTAGCTCAGTTCCCAACACCAG TGCATCTGATTGCAGAGAAGAAAGCAGAGAGCATGACTAGAGATGTGGGAACTCAAAGTACACCACCTGATCTTAGTTCTGGTAGTCTTAGCCCAGCTTCAACCCCTTCAATATTAGAGAGAGCATTAAAGCGGTGCGGGACAGAAAATGGAGATTCCCCTAACACGAACACAAAGCCAAGGGCTGAGGAACAG GTTGAAGTGAAAGAAacaggagagagagaagaaacaATAATTGATAAAGCAGAGAGGAGAAGAAAAGATGAGCTTATGTGCAGGTGTAGCAGGCAACCTGGATGCTTATCATGGATGAGGAGAAGGCAGAGAGAGAAGCACAAATCAAGAAAGAGAAGTATCTtttttcctcattttaaaGGGTGCTAA
- the LOC18602087 gene encoding uncharacterized protein LOC18602087 isoform X3 has protein sequence MASAVEQSSYSSRRHDEPEFNLREWGLKARISRENTTSRRYSASYIRSFREDARSFRSNITISSTASSPGYSLKDEIDPSTYSFTTALKALQARTVCSGWECLSPDGFALNSKWNEAEKYICNPLSGEVPMECLSAKTLSGRSFRNLTNRITMSAPLVYSHSCHIQTNPSRTVPEDVAQFPTPEKKAESMTRDVGTQSTPPDLSSGSLSPASTPSILERALKRCGTENGDSPNTNTKPRAEEQVEVKETGEREETIIDKAERRRKDELMCRCSRQPGCLSWMRRRQREKHKSRKRSIFFPHFKGC, from the exons ATGGCCTCTGCCGTGGAACAGTCTTCTTATAGTTCACGACGACATGATGAACCAGAGTTTAACTTGAGAGAGTGGGGTCTCAAGGCTCGAATTAGCCGCGAAAACACTACTTCAAGAAGATATTCAGCATCGTATATCAGAAGTTTTAGAGAAGATGCGAGGTCTTTTAGATCAAACATAACCATTTCTAGCACTGCCTCCTCTCCAGGCTATTCCTTAAAAG ATGAGATTGACCCTTCAACATACTCATTCACTACTGCTCTCAAAG CATTGCAGGCAAGGACGGTGTGTAGTGGTTGGGAATGCCTGTCACCAGACGGGTTTGCCTTAAACTCCAAGTGGAATGAAGCAGAGAAATACATTTGCAACCCACTTTCCGGAGAGGTTCCGATGGAATGTTTGTCTGCAAAAACACTCAGTGGAAGGTCATTTCGCAACTTAACAAACAGAATTACCATGTCTGCTCCTCTCGTTTACTCCCATTCGTGCCATATCCAAACAAATCCTTCCAGGACAGTGCCGGAAGACGTAGCTCAGTTCCCAACACCAG AGAAGAAAGCAGAGAGCATGACTAGAGATGTGGGAACTCAAAGTACACCACCTGATCTTAGTTCTGGTAGTCTTAGCCCAGCTTCAACCCCTTCAATATTAGAGAGAGCATTAAAGCGGTGCGGGACAGAAAATGGAGATTCCCCTAACACGAACACAAAGCCAAGGGCTGAGGAACAG GTTGAAGTGAAAGAAacaggagagagagaagaaacaATAATTGATAAAGCAGAGAGGAGAAGAAAAGATGAGCTTATGTGCAGGTGTAGCAGGCAACCTGGATGCTTATCATGGATGAGGAGAAGGCAGAGAGAGAAGCACAAATCAAGAAAGAGAAGTATCTtttttcctcattttaaaGGGTGCTAA
- the LOC18602088 gene encoding uncharacterized protein LOC18602088 isoform X3 encodes MVLVQASRINLPTPPSKTPASLLFEPHSFSLALLHSDSSLSLFPSISFPVPSHKKSLTIPSPSSSSIFLLQKTQLNPNPRVLFIVGGPYKGGSKVLLRFFLFRNDDSKVFEKAKVVVSNQKGIEFDDKVGVLIDVSHGLKVMIAGSVNFFAFYSASSSKVWIFGVKLVGNDEGDDGVVFKLMKCAVIDCTKPVFSMSVSSECLVLGEENGVRVWNLRELVKGKKIRRVKYSGLSNGVIGDSDGFGGGGSSSSGIVCNGYLNEKIEKHCVSVKQRSGKYRQESAEEGACFVAFEQKEVKGLKSTKVPFMSMKAISIQPLSPKKFLILNSIGDLSVLHVLNTAVGSNITCHMRQLPHVLKVQKLAVLPDISSRRQTVWISDGNHSVHMMDITSAVNENDERESDEKLLRISVSQAIFSSEKIQDMIPMAANSIMILGRGSLYTYAIS; translated from the exons ATGGTTCTTGTCCAAGCTTCCAGGATCAATCTCCCAACTCCTCCTTCTAAAACACCagcttctcttctttttgaaCCCCATTCTTTTTCCCTTGCTCTTTTGCATTCTGACTCTTCTCTCTCCCTTTTTccttccatttcttttcctgtCCCTTCCCATAAAAAATCCCTTACTATTCCTTCTCCTTCATCTTCCTCCATTTTCCTTCTCCAAAAAACCCAACTAAATCCTAACCCCAGAGTCCTTTTCATTGTTGGGGGCCCTTACAAAGGTGGTTCGAAGGTTCTCCttagattttttctttttaggaATGATGACAGTAAGGTTTTTGAGAAGGCTAAAGTTGTTGTTTCCAATCAAAAGGGtattgaatttgatgataaagTTGGGGTTCTAATTGATGTTAGTCATGGTTTAAAAGTTATGATTGCTGGGTCTGTTAATTTTTTCGCATTCTATTCGGCTTCGAGCTCGAAAGTTTGGATCTTTGGGGTTAAATTGGTGGGTAATGATGAGGGTGACGATGGGGTGGTGTTTAAGTTGATGAAGTGTGCTGTGATTGATTGTACGAAGCCTGTTTTCTCAATGAGTGTATCATCTGAGTGCTTGGTTTTGGGGGAGGAAAATGGGGTTAGAGTTTGGaatttaagagaattggtgaaagggaaaaagatcAGGAGAGTGAAGTATTCTGGTCTGTCAAACGGGGTGATTGGAGATAGTGATGGTTTTGGTGGTGGTGGATCAAGTAGTTCAGGGATTGTTTGTAATGGTTATTTAAATGAGAAGATTGAAAAACATTGTGTTTCTG TGAAGCAGAGGTCTGGAAAATACAGACAAGAATCTGCTGAAGAGGGTGCATGCTTTGTGGCATTTGAGCAAAAGGAAGTTAAGGGCTTGAAATCTACAAAAGTGCCGTTTATGTCCATGAAGGCAATTTCCATCCAACCACTGTCCCCAAAGAAGTTCTTAATCTTGAATTCTATCGGAGATTTGTCTGTCTTGCATGTATTAAACACTGCTGTTGGATCAAACATTACTTGTCACATGAGGCAATTGCCACATGTTCTGAAAGTGCAGAAGCTGGCTGTTCTTCCTGATATTTCCTCAA GAAGACAAACTGTTTGGATATCAGATGGGAATCATTCTGTGCACATGATGGACATTACCTCTGCTGttaatgaaaatgatgaaagggAGAGTGATGAAAAGCTATTACGAATCTCAG TTAGTCAAGCAATTTTTTCTAGTGAAAAGATCCAAGATATGATACCCATGGCTGCAAACAGTATTATGATCCTTGGACGAG GAAGCTTGTACACATATGCTATTTCCTGA
- the LOC18602088 gene encoding uncharacterized protein LOC18602088 isoform X2, protein MVLVQASRINLPTPPSKTPASLLFEPHSFSLALLHSDSSLSLFPSISFPVPSHKKSLTIPSPSSSSIFLLQKTQLNPNPRVLFIVGGPYKGGSKVLLRFFLFRNDDSKVFEKAKVVVSNQKGIEFDDKVGVLIDVSHGLKVMIAGSVNFFAFYSASSSKVWIFGVKLVGNDEGDDGVVFKLMKCAVIDCTKPVFSMSVSSECLVLGEENGVRVWNLRELVKGKKIRRVKYSGLSNGVIGDSDGFGGGGSSSSGIVCNGYLNEKIEKHCVSVKQRSGKYRQESAEEGACFVAFEQKEVKGLKSTKVPFMSMKAISIQPLSPKKFLILNSIGDLSVLHVLNTAVGSNITCHMRQLPHVLKVQKLAVLPDISSRRQTVWISDGNHSVHMMDITSAVNENDERESDEKLLRISVSQAIFSSEKIQDMIPMAANSIMILGRGNLLFILSKVFYRSEMLLEIKN, encoded by the exons ATGGTTCTTGTCCAAGCTTCCAGGATCAATCTCCCAACTCCTCCTTCTAAAACACCagcttctcttctttttgaaCCCCATTCTTTTTCCCTTGCTCTTTTGCATTCTGACTCTTCTCTCTCCCTTTTTccttccatttcttttcctgtCCCTTCCCATAAAAAATCCCTTACTATTCCTTCTCCTTCATCTTCCTCCATTTTCCTTCTCCAAAAAACCCAACTAAATCCTAACCCCAGAGTCCTTTTCATTGTTGGGGGCCCTTACAAAGGTGGTTCGAAGGTTCTCCttagattttttctttttaggaATGATGACAGTAAGGTTTTTGAGAAGGCTAAAGTTGTTGTTTCCAATCAAAAGGGtattgaatttgatgataaagTTGGGGTTCTAATTGATGTTAGTCATGGTTTAAAAGTTATGATTGCTGGGTCTGTTAATTTTTTCGCATTCTATTCGGCTTCGAGCTCGAAAGTTTGGATCTTTGGGGTTAAATTGGTGGGTAATGATGAGGGTGACGATGGGGTGGTGTTTAAGTTGATGAAGTGTGCTGTGATTGATTGTACGAAGCCTGTTTTCTCAATGAGTGTATCATCTGAGTGCTTGGTTTTGGGGGAGGAAAATGGGGTTAGAGTTTGGaatttaagagaattggtgaaagggaaaaagatcAGGAGAGTGAAGTATTCTGGTCTGTCAAACGGGGTGATTGGAGATAGTGATGGTTTTGGTGGTGGTGGATCAAGTAGTTCAGGGATTGTTTGTAATGGTTATTTAAATGAGAAGATTGAAAAACATTGTGTTTCTG TGAAGCAGAGGTCTGGAAAATACAGACAAGAATCTGCTGAAGAGGGTGCATGCTTTGTGGCATTTGAGCAAAAGGAAGTTAAGGGCTTGAAATCTACAAAAGTGCCGTTTATGTCCATGAAGGCAATTTCCATCCAACCACTGTCCCCAAAGAAGTTCTTAATCTTGAATTCTATCGGAGATTTGTCTGTCTTGCATGTATTAAACACTGCTGTTGGATCAAACATTACTTGTCACATGAGGCAATTGCCACATGTTCTGAAAGTGCAGAAGCTGGCTGTTCTTCCTGATATTTCCTCAA GAAGACAAACTGTTTGGATATCAGATGGGAATCATTCTGTGCACATGATGGACATTACCTCTGCTGttaatgaaaatgatgaaagggAGAGTGATGAAAAGCTATTACGAATCTCAG TTAGTCAAGCAATTTTTTCTAGTGAAAAGATCCAAGATATGATACCCATGGCTGCAAACAGTATTATGATCCTTGGACGAGGTAATCTTTTGTTTATTCTGTCAAAGGTATTCTATCGGTCAGAAATGCttcttgaaattaaaaattaa
- the LOC18602088 gene encoding uncharacterized protein LOC18602088 isoform X4 gives MVLVQASRINLPTPPSKTPASLLFEPHSFSLALLHSDSSLSLFPSISFPVPSHKKSLTIPSPSSSSIFLLQKTQLNPNPRVLFIVGGPYKGGSKVLLRFFLFRNDDSKVFEKAKVVVSNQKGIEFDDKVGVLIDVSHGLKVMIAGSVNFFAFYSASSSKVWIFGVKLVGNDEGDDGVVFKLMKCAVIDCTKPVFSMSVSSECLVLGEENGVRVWNLRELVKGKKIRRVKYSGLSNGVIGDSDGFGGGGSSSSGIVCNGYLNEKIEKHCVSVKQRSGKYRQESAEEGACFVAFEQKEVKGLKSTKVPFMSMKAISIQPLSPKKFLILNSIGDLSVLHVLNTAVGSNITCHMRQLPHVLKVQKLAVLPDISSRRQTVWISDGNHSVHMMDITSAVNENDERESDEKLLRISVKQFFLVKRSKI, from the exons ATGGTTCTTGTCCAAGCTTCCAGGATCAATCTCCCAACTCCTCCTTCTAAAACACCagcttctcttctttttgaaCCCCATTCTTTTTCCCTTGCTCTTTTGCATTCTGACTCTTCTCTCTCCCTTTTTccttccatttcttttcctgtCCCTTCCCATAAAAAATCCCTTACTATTCCTTCTCCTTCATCTTCCTCCATTTTCCTTCTCCAAAAAACCCAACTAAATCCTAACCCCAGAGTCCTTTTCATTGTTGGGGGCCCTTACAAAGGTGGTTCGAAGGTTCTCCttagattttttctttttaggaATGATGACAGTAAGGTTTTTGAGAAGGCTAAAGTTGTTGTTTCCAATCAAAAGGGtattgaatttgatgataaagTTGGGGTTCTAATTGATGTTAGTCATGGTTTAAAAGTTATGATTGCTGGGTCTGTTAATTTTTTCGCATTCTATTCGGCTTCGAGCTCGAAAGTTTGGATCTTTGGGGTTAAATTGGTGGGTAATGATGAGGGTGACGATGGGGTGGTGTTTAAGTTGATGAAGTGTGCTGTGATTGATTGTACGAAGCCTGTTTTCTCAATGAGTGTATCATCTGAGTGCTTGGTTTTGGGGGAGGAAAATGGGGTTAGAGTTTGGaatttaagagaattggtgaaagggaaaaagatcAGGAGAGTGAAGTATTCTGGTCTGTCAAACGGGGTGATTGGAGATAGTGATGGTTTTGGTGGTGGTGGATCAAGTAGTTCAGGGATTGTTTGTAATGGTTATTTAAATGAGAAGATTGAAAAACATTGTGTTTCTG TGAAGCAGAGGTCTGGAAAATACAGACAAGAATCTGCTGAAGAGGGTGCATGCTTTGTGGCATTTGAGCAAAAGGAAGTTAAGGGCTTGAAATCTACAAAAGTGCCGTTTATGTCCATGAAGGCAATTTCCATCCAACCACTGTCCCCAAAGAAGTTCTTAATCTTGAATTCTATCGGAGATTTGTCTGTCTTGCATGTATTAAACACTGCTGTTGGATCAAACATTACTTGTCACATGAGGCAATTGCCACATGTTCTGAAAGTGCAGAAGCTGGCTGTTCTTCCTGATATTTCCTCAA GAAGACAAACTGTTTGGATATCAGATGGGAATCATTCTGTGCACATGATGGACATTACCTCTGCTGttaatgaaaatgatgaaagggAGAGTGATGAAAAGCTATTACGAATCTCAG TCAAGCAATTTTTTCTAGTGAAAAGATCCAAGATATGA
- the LOC18602088 gene encoding uncharacterized protein LOC18602088 isoform X1 encodes MVLVQASRINLPTPPSKTPASLLFEPHSFSLALLHSDSSLSLFPSISFPVPSHKKSLTIPSPSSSSIFLLQKTQLNPNPRVLFIVGGPYKGGSKVLLRFFLFRNDDSKVFEKAKVVVSNQKGIEFDDKVGVLIDVSHGLKVMIAGSVNFFAFYSASSSKVWIFGVKLVGNDEGDDGVVFKLMKCAVIDCTKPVFSMSVSSECLVLGEENGVRVWNLRELVKGKKIRRVKYSGLSNGVIGDSDGFGGGGSSSSGIVCNGYLNEKIEKHCVSVKQRSGKYRQESAEEGACFVAFEQKEVKGLKSTKVPFMSMKAISIQPLSPKKFLILNSIGDLSVLHVLNTAVGSNITCHMRQLPHVLKVQKLAVLPDISSRRQTVWISDGNHSVHMMDITSAVNENDERESDEKLLRISGFVNRHISPVENYELCHIYTLTFIKLWKCWYMPGIVLIYFEVGSFCILCELSESSMIWRT; translated from the exons ATGGTTCTTGTCCAAGCTTCCAGGATCAATCTCCCAACTCCTCCTTCTAAAACACCagcttctcttctttttgaaCCCCATTCTTTTTCCCTTGCTCTTTTGCATTCTGACTCTTCTCTCTCCCTTTTTccttccatttcttttcctgtCCCTTCCCATAAAAAATCCCTTACTATTCCTTCTCCTTCATCTTCCTCCATTTTCCTTCTCCAAAAAACCCAACTAAATCCTAACCCCAGAGTCCTTTTCATTGTTGGGGGCCCTTACAAAGGTGGTTCGAAGGTTCTCCttagattttttctttttaggaATGATGACAGTAAGGTTTTTGAGAAGGCTAAAGTTGTTGTTTCCAATCAAAAGGGtattgaatttgatgataaagTTGGGGTTCTAATTGATGTTAGTCATGGTTTAAAAGTTATGATTGCTGGGTCTGTTAATTTTTTCGCATTCTATTCGGCTTCGAGCTCGAAAGTTTGGATCTTTGGGGTTAAATTGGTGGGTAATGATGAGGGTGACGATGGGGTGGTGTTTAAGTTGATGAAGTGTGCTGTGATTGATTGTACGAAGCCTGTTTTCTCAATGAGTGTATCATCTGAGTGCTTGGTTTTGGGGGAGGAAAATGGGGTTAGAGTTTGGaatttaagagaattggtgaaagggaaaaagatcAGGAGAGTGAAGTATTCTGGTCTGTCAAACGGGGTGATTGGAGATAGTGATGGTTTTGGTGGTGGTGGATCAAGTAGTTCAGGGATTGTTTGTAATGGTTATTTAAATGAGAAGATTGAAAAACATTGTGTTTCTG TGAAGCAGAGGTCTGGAAAATACAGACAAGAATCTGCTGAAGAGGGTGCATGCTTTGTGGCATTTGAGCAAAAGGAAGTTAAGGGCTTGAAATCTACAAAAGTGCCGTTTATGTCCATGAAGGCAATTTCCATCCAACCACTGTCCCCAAAGAAGTTCTTAATCTTGAATTCTATCGGAGATTTGTCTGTCTTGCATGTATTAAACACTGCTGTTGGATCAAACATTACTTGTCACATGAGGCAATTGCCACATGTTCTGAAAGTGCAGAAGCTGGCTGTTCTTCCTGATATTTCCTCAA GAAGACAAACTGTTTGGATATCAGATGGGAATCATTCTGTGCACATGATGGACATTACCTCTGCTGttaatgaaaatgatgaaagggAGAGTGATGAAAAGCTATTACGAATCTCAGGTTTTGTTAATCGTCATATTTCACcagttgaaaattatgaattatgtcaTATATACACTCTAACTTTTATCAAACTTTGGAAATGCTGGTATATGCCTGgcattgttttgatttattttgagGTGGGGTCCTTCTGCATTTTATGTGAGCTTAGTGAAAGTTCTATGATCTGGAGAACTTGA
- the LOC18602090 gene encoding allene oxide cyclase 4, chloroplastic isoform X2 has protein sequence MAASSSALGTTISPVKLDKVQELYVYEINERDRGSPAYLRLSQKPVNSLGDLVPFSNKIYTGDLQKRIGITSGICILIEHKPEKKGDRYEAIFSFYFGDYGHIAVQGPYLTYEDTYLAVTGGSGIFEGVSGQVKLQQIVFPFKIFYTFYLKGIGELPEELVCKPVEPNPGVEAAPAAKACEPHATVANFTN, from the exons ATGGCTGCCTCAAGCTCTGCTTTAGGAACTACCATTTCTCCTGTGAAACTAG ACAAAGTTCaagaattatatgtttatGAGATCAATGAGAGAGATCGTGGCAGTCCAGCTTATCTTCGTTTGAGCCAGAAACCTGTTAACTCTCTTGGTGATCTTGTCCCTTTTAGCAACAAA aTATATACAGGAGACTTGCAGAAACGGATAGGAATAACATCAGGTATATGCATTTTGATCGAGCACAAACCGGAAAAGAAAGGTGACCGGTACGAGGCGATCTTCAGTTTCTACTTTGGAGACTACGGTCACATAGCGGTGCAGGGGCCATACTTGACTTACGAGGACACATATCTGGCTGTCACCGGTGGGTCGGGGATCTTCGAAGGTGTCTCCGGTCAGGTTAAGCTGCAGCAAATTGTTTTCCCTTTCAAGATTTTCTACACCTTTTATTTGAAGGGCATTGGTGAACTTCCCGAAGAGCTGGTTTGCAAGCCTGTCGAGCCCAACCCAGGTGTTGAAGCCGCCCCAGCTGCTAAGGCTTGTGAGCCACATGCCACCGTTGCTaatttcacaaattaa
- the LOC18602090 gene encoding allene oxide cyclase 2, chloroplastic isoform X1 encodes MAASSSALGTTISPVKLGNPRSSSNLTKSLLPAPSFKLIKNPSLTQSHKLFASNCSIFSVPKRSFTCKSQAIPSDNSTPNKVQELYVYEINERDRGSPAYLRLSQKPVNSLGDLVPFSNKIYTGDLQKRIGITSGICILIEHKPEKKGDRYEAIFSFYFGDYGHIAVQGPYLTYEDTYLAVTGGSGIFEGVSGQVKLQQIVFPFKIFYTFYLKGIGELPEELVCKPVEPNPGVEAAPAAKACEPHATVANFTN; translated from the exons ATGGCTGCCTCAAGCTCTGCTTTAGGAACTACCATTTCTCCTGTGAAACTAGGTAACCCCAGATCATCATCGAACTTGACCAAATCTCTGCTGCCAGCTCCATCTTTCAAGCTCATCAAAAACCCATCTTTAACTCAAAGCCACAAGCTTTTCGCATCAAACTGCAGTATCTTCTCAGTTCCTAAACGATCTTTCACTTGCAAAAGCCAGGCTATTCCATCTGATAACTCAACACCTA ACAAAGTTCaagaattatatgtttatGAGATCAATGAGAGAGATCGTGGCAGTCCAGCTTATCTTCGTTTGAGCCAGAAACCTGTTAACTCTCTTGGTGATCTTGTCCCTTTTAGCAACAAA aTATATACAGGAGACTTGCAGAAACGGATAGGAATAACATCAGGTATATGCATTTTGATCGAGCACAAACCGGAAAAGAAAGGTGACCGGTACGAGGCGATCTTCAGTTTCTACTTTGGAGACTACGGTCACATAGCGGTGCAGGGGCCATACTTGACTTACGAGGACACATATCTGGCTGTCACCGGTGGGTCGGGGATCTTCGAAGGTGTCTCCGGTCAGGTTAAGCTGCAGCAAATTGTTTTCCCTTTCAAGATTTTCTACACCTTTTATTTGAAGGGCATTGGTGAACTTCCCGAAGAGCTGGTTTGCAAGCCTGTCGAGCCCAACCCAGGTGTTGAAGCCGCCCCAGCTGCTAAGGCTTGTGAGCCACATGCCACCGTTGCTaatttcacaaattaa